A DNA window from Leopardus geoffroyi isolate Oge1 chromosome A1, O.geoffroyi_Oge1_pat1.0, whole genome shotgun sequence contains the following coding sequences:
- the SUPT20H gene encoding transcription factor SPT20 homolog isoform X10 → MQQALELALDRAEYVIESARQRPPKRKYLSSGRKSVFQKLYDLYIEECEKEPEVKQKLRRNVNLLEKLVMQETLSCLVVNLYPGNEGYSLMLRGKNGSDSETIRLPYEEGELLEYLDAEELPPILVDLLEKSQVNIFHCGCVIAEIRDYRQSSNMKSPGYQSRHILLRPTMQTLICDVHSITSDNHKWTQEDKLLLESQLILATAEPLCLDPSIAVTCTANRLLYNKQKMNTRPMKRCFKRYSRSSLNRQQDLSHCPPPPQLKLLDFLQKRKERKAGQHYDLKISKAGNCVDMWKRSPCNLAIPSEVDVEKYAKVEKSIKSDDSQPTVWPAHDVKDDYVFECEAGNQYQKTKLTILQSLGDPLYYGKIQPCKEDEENDSQMSPSHSSTDDHSNWFIIGSKTDAERVVNQYQELVQNEAKCPVKMSHSSSGSASLSQLSPGKETEPETVSVQSSVLGKGVKHRPPPIKLPSSSGNSSSGNYFTPQQASSFLKSPTPPPASKPPSLSRKSSVDLNQVSMLSPAALSPASSSQRSGTPKPSTPTPTPSSTPHPPDAQSSTPITPSATPTPQDSGFTPQPTLLTQFAQQQRSLSQAMPVTTIPLSTMVTSITTGTTATQVMANSAGLNFINVVGSVCGAQALMSGSNPMLGCNTGAITPAGINLSGLLPSGGLLPNALPGAMQAASQAGVPFGLKNTSNLRPLNLLQLPGGSLIFNTLQQQQQQLSQFTPQQPQQPQQPTTSSPQQPGEQGSEQGSTSQEQALSAQHAAVINLAGVGSFMQSQAAAVAILAASNGYGSSSSTNSSATSSSAYRQPVKK, encoded by the exons cagaaattaagaagaaatgtgAATCTGTTAGAGAAGCTTGTTATGCAAGAGACATTATCCTGTTTAGTGGTCAACCTATACCCAGGAAATGAAGGATATTCTCTGATgctcaggggaaaaaatggatcAG attctgAGACCATTCGACTGCCTTATGAAGAAGGGGAATTGCTTGAATACTTGGATGCAGAAGAATTACCTCCAATTTTGGTTGATCTCCTAGAAAAATCTCAG gttaatatttttcattgtggATGTGTCATAGCAGAAATACGTGACTACAGGCAGTCCAGTAATATGAAATCTCCTGGTTACCAAAGTAGGCATATTCTCTTACGTCCAACAATGCAG actTTAATCTGTGATGTGCATTCAATAACAAGTGATAACCATAAATGGACCCAG GAAGATAAACTCTTGCTTGAGAGCCAACTGATCCTAGCTACAGCTGAACCACTGTGTCTTGATCCTTCTATAGCAGTAACCTGTACTGCAAATAGACTGCTTTATAACAAGCAAAAGATGAACACGCGCCCCATGAAACG GTGTTTCAAGAGGTATTCCAGGTCGTCTCTGAATCGGCAGCAGGATCTCTCTCACTGTCCACCTCCGCCTCAGCTAAAATTACTTGATTTcttacaaaaaaggaaggaaagaaaagcaggtcAACATTATGACCTCAAGATTTCTAAAGCAGGAAAT tgtgtagatATGTGGAAACGGAGTCCCTGTAATTTGGCCATACCTTCCGAAGTGGAT GTGGAGAAATACGCTAAAGTGGAAAAGTCCATCAAATCTGATGACTCACAACCAACAGTCTGGCCAGCCCAT GATGTAAAAGATGATTATGTATTTGAATGTGAAGCTGGTAATCAGTATCAGAAAACAAAGCTGACCATTTTGCAGTCACTTGGTGATCCACTTTACTATGGCAAAATACAGCCATgtaaagaagatgaagaaaatgacagcCAGATGTCTCCATCCCA cTCCTCCACAGATGACCATTCaaattg GTTTATTATTGGATCAAAGACTGATGCTGAGAg GGTTGTCAATCAGTACCAGGAGTTGGTCCAGAATGAAGCCAAATGTCCAGTCAAAATGTCACACAGTTCCAGTGGCTCAGCCAGCTTAAGTCAGCTTTCtccagggaaagaaacagaa CCCGAGACTGTGTCAGTTCAGTCTTCAGTTTTGGGGAAGGGAGTAAAACACCGACCTCCACCCATCAAACTCCCCTCAAGCTCAGGAAATAGTTCTTCAG GTAACTATTTTACACCGCAACAGGCCAGCAGCTTTCTTAAATCTCCaactcctcctcctgcttccaaGCCACCAAGTCTTTCTCGGAAGTCATCTGTGGATCTCAATCAAGTCAGCATGCTTTCTCCAGCTGCCTTGTCACCTGCCAGTTCATCACAAA GATCTGGAACTCCTAAGCCATCTACTCCTACACCAACCCCTTCATCGACCCCACACCCTCCTGATGCTCAGAGCTCAACTCCTATTACCCCTTCAGCCACCCCTACTCCCCAAGATTCAGGCTTCACCCCTCAGCCCACTTTGTTAACTCAGTTTGCTCAGCAGCAAAGGTCTCTGAGCCAGGCAATGCCTGTAACGACCATTCCTCTTTCCACCATGGTAACATCCATAACTACAGGAACCACGGCCACCCAGGTCATGGCAAACTCTGCTGGACTTAACTTCATCAATGTAGTGGGCTCTGTTTG TGGAGCCCAGGCTTTGATGAGTGGTTCAAACCCTATGCTGGGCTGTAACACTGGTGCCATAACTCCTGCAGGAATAAACCTGAGTGGCCTTCTACCCTCAGGAGGTCTGCTACCAAATGCATTGCCCGGTGCAATGCAGGCAGCTTCTCAAGCAG GTGTTccatttggtttaaaaaatacttcaaatctCAGGCCCTTAAATCTACTCCAG CTTCCAGGTGGTTCACTCATTTTTAACACtctgcagcagcagcaacagcagcttTCTCAGTTTACGCCACAGCAGCCTCAGCAGCCTCAGCAGCCCACCACTTCCAGTCCTCAGCAGCCAGGAGAGCAG GGTTCTGAACAAGGTTCTACCAGTCAAGAACAGGCCTTATCTGCTCAGCACGCTGCTGTTATTAACCTTGCTGGAGTAGGAAGTTTCATGCAGTCACAGGCAGCTG CAGTTGCGATTCTTGCAGCATCAAATGGCtatggcagcagcagcagcacaaaCAGCTCAGCTACATCGTCATCGGCATACAGGCAGCCAgtcaaaaagtaa
- the SUPT20H gene encoding transcription factor SPT20 homolog isoform X13 — MQQALELALDRAEYVIESARQRPPKRKYLSSGRKSVFQKLYDLYIEECEKEPEVKKLRRNVNLLEKLVMQETLSCLVVNLYPGNEGYSLMLRGKNGSDSETIRLPYEEGELLEYLDAEELPPILVDLLEKSQVNIFHCGCVIAEIRDYRQSSNMKSPGYQSRHILLRPTMQTLICDVHSITSDNHKWTQEDKLLLESQLILATAEPLCLDPSIAVTCTANRLLYNKQKMNTRPMKRCFKRYSRSSLNRQQDLSHCPPPPQLKLLDFLQKRKERKAGQHYDLKISKAGNCVDMWKRSPCNLAIPSEVDVEKYAKVEKSIKSDDSQPTVWPAHDVKDDYVFECEAGNQYQKTKLTILQSLGDPLYYGKIQPCKEDEENDSQMSPSQFIIGSKTDAERVVNQYQELVQNEAKCPVKMSHSSSGSASLSQLSPGKETEQPETVSVQSSVLGKGVKHRPPPIKLPSSSGNSSSGNYFTPQQASSFLKSPTPPPASKPPSLSRKSSVDLNQVSMLSPAALSPASSSQRSGTPKPSTPTPTPSSTPHPPDAQSSTPITPSATPTPQDSGFTPQPTLLTQFAQQQRSLSQAMPVTTIPLSTMVTSITTGTTATQVMANSAGLNFINVVGSVCGAQALMSGSNPMLGCNTGAITPAGINLSGLLPSGGLLPNALPGAMQAASQAGVPFGLKNTSNLRPLNLLQLPGGSLIFNTLQQQQQQLSQFTPQQPQQPQQPTTSSPQQPGEQGSEQGSTSQEQALSAQHAAVINLAGVGSFMQSQAAAVAILAASNGYGSSSSTNSSATSSSAYRQPVKK; from the exons aaattaagaagaaatgtgAATCTGTTAGAGAAGCTTGTTATGCAAGAGACATTATCCTGTTTAGTGGTCAACCTATACCCAGGAAATGAAGGATATTCTCTGATgctcaggggaaaaaatggatcAG attctgAGACCATTCGACTGCCTTATGAAGAAGGGGAATTGCTTGAATACTTGGATGCAGAAGAATTACCTCCAATTTTGGTTGATCTCCTAGAAAAATCTCAG gttaatatttttcattgtggATGTGTCATAGCAGAAATACGTGACTACAGGCAGTCCAGTAATATGAAATCTCCTGGTTACCAAAGTAGGCATATTCTCTTACGTCCAACAATGCAG actTTAATCTGTGATGTGCATTCAATAACAAGTGATAACCATAAATGGACCCAG GAAGATAAACTCTTGCTTGAGAGCCAACTGATCCTAGCTACAGCTGAACCACTGTGTCTTGATCCTTCTATAGCAGTAACCTGTACTGCAAATAGACTGCTTTATAACAAGCAAAAGATGAACACGCGCCCCATGAAACG GTGTTTCAAGAGGTATTCCAGGTCGTCTCTGAATCGGCAGCAGGATCTCTCTCACTGTCCACCTCCGCCTCAGCTAAAATTACTTGATTTcttacaaaaaaggaaggaaagaaaagcaggtcAACATTATGACCTCAAGATTTCTAAAGCAGGAAAT tgtgtagatATGTGGAAACGGAGTCCCTGTAATTTGGCCATACCTTCCGAAGTGGAT GTGGAGAAATACGCTAAAGTGGAAAAGTCCATCAAATCTGATGACTCACAACCAACAGTCTGGCCAGCCCAT GATGTAAAAGATGATTATGTATTTGAATGTGAAGCTGGTAATCAGTATCAGAAAACAAAGCTGACCATTTTGCAGTCACTTGGTGATCCACTTTACTATGGCAAAATACAGCCATgtaaagaagatgaagaaaatgacagcCAGATGTCTCCATCCCA GTTTATTATTGGATCAAAGACTGATGCTGAGAg GGTTGTCAATCAGTACCAGGAGTTGGTCCAGAATGAAGCCAAATGTCCAGTCAAAATGTCACACAGTTCCAGTGGCTCAGCCAGCTTAAGTCAGCTTTCtccagggaaagaaacagaa CAGCCCGAGACTGTGTCAGTTCAGTCTTCAGTTTTGGGGAAGGGAGTAAAACACCGACCTCCACCCATCAAACTCCCCTCAAGCTCAGGAAATAGTTCTTCAG GTAACTATTTTACACCGCAACAGGCCAGCAGCTTTCTTAAATCTCCaactcctcctcctgcttccaaGCCACCAAGTCTTTCTCGGAAGTCATCTGTGGATCTCAATCAAGTCAGCATGCTTTCTCCAGCTGCCTTGTCACCTGCCAGTTCATCACAAA GATCTGGAACTCCTAAGCCATCTACTCCTACACCAACCCCTTCATCGACCCCACACCCTCCTGATGCTCAGAGCTCAACTCCTATTACCCCTTCAGCCACCCCTACTCCCCAAGATTCAGGCTTCACCCCTCAGCCCACTTTGTTAACTCAGTTTGCTCAGCAGCAAAGGTCTCTGAGCCAGGCAATGCCTGTAACGACCATTCCTCTTTCCACCATGGTAACATCCATAACTACAGGAACCACGGCCACCCAGGTCATGGCAAACTCTGCTGGACTTAACTTCATCAATGTAGTGGGCTCTGTTTG TGGAGCCCAGGCTTTGATGAGTGGTTCAAACCCTATGCTGGGCTGTAACACTGGTGCCATAACTCCTGCAGGAATAAACCTGAGTGGCCTTCTACCCTCAGGAGGTCTGCTACCAAATGCATTGCCCGGTGCAATGCAGGCAGCTTCTCAAGCAG GTGTTccatttggtttaaaaaatacttcaaatctCAGGCCCTTAAATCTACTCCAG CTTCCAGGTGGTTCACTCATTTTTAACACtctgcagcagcagcaacagcagcttTCTCAGTTTACGCCACAGCAGCCTCAGCAGCCTCAGCAGCCCACCACTTCCAGTCCTCAGCAGCCAGGAGAGCAG GGTTCTGAACAAGGTTCTACCAGTCAAGAACAGGCCTTATCTGCTCAGCACGCTGCTGTTATTAACCTTGCTGGAGTAGGAAGTTTCATGCAGTCACAGGCAGCTG CAGTTGCGATTCTTGCAGCATCAAATGGCtatggcagcagcagcagcacaaaCAGCTCAGCTACATCGTCATCGGCATACAGGCAGCCAgtcaaaaagtaa
- the SUPT20H gene encoding transcription factor SPT20 homolog isoform X20, with protein MQQALELALDRAEYVIESARQRPPKRKYLSSGRKSVFQKLYDLYIEECEKEPEVKQKLRRNVNLLEKLVMQETLSCLVVNLYPGNEGYSLMLRGKNGSDSETIRLPYEEGELLEYLDAEELPPILVDLLEKSQVNIFHCGCVIAEIRDYRQSSNMKSPGYQSRHILLRPTMQTLICDVHSITSDNHKWTQEDKLLLESQLILATAEPLCLDPSIAVTCTANRLLYNKQKMNTRPMKRCFKRYSRSSLNRQQDLSHCPPPPQLKLLDFLQKRKERKAGQHYDLKISKAGNCVDMWKRSPCNLAIPSEVDVEKYAKVEKSIKSDDSQPTVWPAHDVKDDYVFECEAGNQYQKTKLTILQSLGDPLYYGKIQPCKEDEENDSQMSPSQFIIGSKTDAERVVNQYQELVQNEAKCPVKMSHSSSGSASLSQLSPGKETEQPETVSVQSSVLGKGVKHRPPPIKLPSSSGNSSSGNYFTPQQASSFLKSPTPPPASKPPSLSRKSSVDLNQVSMLSPAALSPASSSQRTTATQVMANSAGLNFINVVGSVCGAQALMSGSNPMLGCNTGAITPAGINLSGLLPSGGLLPNALPGAMQAASQAGVPFGLKNTSNLRPLNLLQLPGGSLIFNTLQQQQQQLSQFTPQQPQQPQQPTTSSPQQPGEQGSEQGSTSQEQALSAQHAAVINLAGVGSFMQSQAAAVAILAASNGYGSSSSTNSSATSSSAYRQPVKK; from the exons cagaaattaagaagaaatgtgAATCTGTTAGAGAAGCTTGTTATGCAAGAGACATTATCCTGTTTAGTGGTCAACCTATACCCAGGAAATGAAGGATATTCTCTGATgctcaggggaaaaaatggatcAG attctgAGACCATTCGACTGCCTTATGAAGAAGGGGAATTGCTTGAATACTTGGATGCAGAAGAATTACCTCCAATTTTGGTTGATCTCCTAGAAAAATCTCAG gttaatatttttcattgtggATGTGTCATAGCAGAAATACGTGACTACAGGCAGTCCAGTAATATGAAATCTCCTGGTTACCAAAGTAGGCATATTCTCTTACGTCCAACAATGCAG actTTAATCTGTGATGTGCATTCAATAACAAGTGATAACCATAAATGGACCCAG GAAGATAAACTCTTGCTTGAGAGCCAACTGATCCTAGCTACAGCTGAACCACTGTGTCTTGATCCTTCTATAGCAGTAACCTGTACTGCAAATAGACTGCTTTATAACAAGCAAAAGATGAACACGCGCCCCATGAAACG GTGTTTCAAGAGGTATTCCAGGTCGTCTCTGAATCGGCAGCAGGATCTCTCTCACTGTCCACCTCCGCCTCAGCTAAAATTACTTGATTTcttacaaaaaaggaaggaaagaaaagcaggtcAACATTATGACCTCAAGATTTCTAAAGCAGGAAAT tgtgtagatATGTGGAAACGGAGTCCCTGTAATTTGGCCATACCTTCCGAAGTGGAT GTGGAGAAATACGCTAAAGTGGAAAAGTCCATCAAATCTGATGACTCACAACCAACAGTCTGGCCAGCCCAT GATGTAAAAGATGATTATGTATTTGAATGTGAAGCTGGTAATCAGTATCAGAAAACAAAGCTGACCATTTTGCAGTCACTTGGTGATCCACTTTACTATGGCAAAATACAGCCATgtaaagaagatgaagaaaatgacagcCAGATGTCTCCATCCCA GTTTATTATTGGATCAAAGACTGATGCTGAGAg GGTTGTCAATCAGTACCAGGAGTTGGTCCAGAATGAAGCCAAATGTCCAGTCAAAATGTCACACAGTTCCAGTGGCTCAGCCAGCTTAAGTCAGCTTTCtccagggaaagaaacagaa CAGCCCGAGACTGTGTCAGTTCAGTCTTCAGTTTTGGGGAAGGGAGTAAAACACCGACCTCCACCCATCAAACTCCCCTCAAGCTCAGGAAATAGTTCTTCAG GTAACTATTTTACACCGCAACAGGCCAGCAGCTTTCTTAAATCTCCaactcctcctcctgcttccaaGCCACCAAGTCTTTCTCGGAAGTCATCTGTGGATCTCAATCAAGTCAGCATGCTTTCTCCAGCTGCCTTGTCACCTGCCAGTTCATCACAAA GAACCACGGCCACCCAGGTCATGGCAAACTCTGCTGGACTTAACTTCATCAATGTAGTGGGCTCTGTTTG TGGAGCCCAGGCTTTGATGAGTGGTTCAAACCCTATGCTGGGCTGTAACACTGGTGCCATAACTCCTGCAGGAATAAACCTGAGTGGCCTTCTACCCTCAGGAGGTCTGCTACCAAATGCATTGCCCGGTGCAATGCAGGCAGCTTCTCAAGCAG GTGTTccatttggtttaaaaaatacttcaaatctCAGGCCCTTAAATCTACTCCAG CTTCCAGGTGGTTCACTCATTTTTAACACtctgcagcagcagcaacagcagcttTCTCAGTTTACGCCACAGCAGCCTCAGCAGCCTCAGCAGCCCACCACTTCCAGTCCTCAGCAGCCAGGAGAGCAG GGTTCTGAACAAGGTTCTACCAGTCAAGAACAGGCCTTATCTGCTCAGCACGCTGCTGTTATTAACCTTGCTGGAGTAGGAAGTTTCATGCAGTCACAGGCAGCTG CAGTTGCGATTCTTGCAGCATCAAATGGCtatggcagcagcagcagcacaaaCAGCTCAGCTACATCGTCATCGGCATACAGGCAGCCAgtcaaaaagtaa
- the SUPT20H gene encoding transcription factor SPT20 homolog isoform X22, whose amino-acid sequence MQQALELALDRAEYVIESARQRPPKRKYLSSGRKSVFQKLYDLYIEECEKEPEVKKLRRNVNLLEKLVMQETLSCLVVNLYPGNEGYSLMLRGKNGSDSETIRLPYEEGELLEYLDAEELPPILVDLLEKSQVNIFHCGCVIAEIRDYRQSSNMKSPGYQSRHILLRPTMQTLICDVHSITSDNHKWTQEDKLLLESQLILATAEPLCLDPSIAVTCTANRLLYNKQKMNTRPMKRCFKRYSRSSLNRQQDLSHCPPPPQLKLLDFLQKRKERKAGQHYDLKISKAGNCVDMWKRSPCNLAIPSEVDVEKYAKVEKSIKSDDSQPTVWPAHDVKDDYVFECEAGNQYQKTKLTILQSLGDPLYYGKIQPCKEDEENDSQMSPSQFIIGSKTDAERVVNQYQELVQNEAKCPVKMSHSSSGSASLSQLSPGKETEPETVSVQSSVLGKGVKHRPPPIKLPSSSGNSSSGNYFTPQQASSFLKSPTPPPASKPPSLSRKSSVDLNQVSMLSPAALSPASSSQRTTATQVMANSAGLNFINVVGSVCGAQALMSGSNPMLGCNTGAITPAGINLSGLLPSGGLLPNALPGAMQAASQAGVPFGLKNTSNLRPLNLLQLPGGSLIFNTLQQQQQQLSQFTPQQPQQPQQPTTSSPQQPGEQGSEQGSTSQEQALSAQHAAVINLAGVGSFMQSQAAAVAILAASNGYGSSSSTNSSATSSSAYRQPVKK is encoded by the exons aaattaagaagaaatgtgAATCTGTTAGAGAAGCTTGTTATGCAAGAGACATTATCCTGTTTAGTGGTCAACCTATACCCAGGAAATGAAGGATATTCTCTGATgctcaggggaaaaaatggatcAG attctgAGACCATTCGACTGCCTTATGAAGAAGGGGAATTGCTTGAATACTTGGATGCAGAAGAATTACCTCCAATTTTGGTTGATCTCCTAGAAAAATCTCAG gttaatatttttcattgtggATGTGTCATAGCAGAAATACGTGACTACAGGCAGTCCAGTAATATGAAATCTCCTGGTTACCAAAGTAGGCATATTCTCTTACGTCCAACAATGCAG actTTAATCTGTGATGTGCATTCAATAACAAGTGATAACCATAAATGGACCCAG GAAGATAAACTCTTGCTTGAGAGCCAACTGATCCTAGCTACAGCTGAACCACTGTGTCTTGATCCTTCTATAGCAGTAACCTGTACTGCAAATAGACTGCTTTATAACAAGCAAAAGATGAACACGCGCCCCATGAAACG GTGTTTCAAGAGGTATTCCAGGTCGTCTCTGAATCGGCAGCAGGATCTCTCTCACTGTCCACCTCCGCCTCAGCTAAAATTACTTGATTTcttacaaaaaaggaaggaaagaaaagcaggtcAACATTATGACCTCAAGATTTCTAAAGCAGGAAAT tgtgtagatATGTGGAAACGGAGTCCCTGTAATTTGGCCATACCTTCCGAAGTGGAT GTGGAGAAATACGCTAAAGTGGAAAAGTCCATCAAATCTGATGACTCACAACCAACAGTCTGGCCAGCCCAT GATGTAAAAGATGATTATGTATTTGAATGTGAAGCTGGTAATCAGTATCAGAAAACAAAGCTGACCATTTTGCAGTCACTTGGTGATCCACTTTACTATGGCAAAATACAGCCATgtaaagaagatgaagaaaatgacagcCAGATGTCTCCATCCCA GTTTATTATTGGATCAAAGACTGATGCTGAGAg GGTTGTCAATCAGTACCAGGAGTTGGTCCAGAATGAAGCCAAATGTCCAGTCAAAATGTCACACAGTTCCAGTGGCTCAGCCAGCTTAAGTCAGCTTTCtccagggaaagaaacagaa CCCGAGACTGTGTCAGTTCAGTCTTCAGTTTTGGGGAAGGGAGTAAAACACCGACCTCCACCCATCAAACTCCCCTCAAGCTCAGGAAATAGTTCTTCAG GTAACTATTTTACACCGCAACAGGCCAGCAGCTTTCTTAAATCTCCaactcctcctcctgcttccaaGCCACCAAGTCTTTCTCGGAAGTCATCTGTGGATCTCAATCAAGTCAGCATGCTTTCTCCAGCTGCCTTGTCACCTGCCAGTTCATCACAAA GAACCACGGCCACCCAGGTCATGGCAAACTCTGCTGGACTTAACTTCATCAATGTAGTGGGCTCTGTTTG TGGAGCCCAGGCTTTGATGAGTGGTTCAAACCCTATGCTGGGCTGTAACACTGGTGCCATAACTCCTGCAGGAATAAACCTGAGTGGCCTTCTACCCTCAGGAGGTCTGCTACCAAATGCATTGCCCGGTGCAATGCAGGCAGCTTCTCAAGCAG GTGTTccatttggtttaaaaaatacttcaaatctCAGGCCCTTAAATCTACTCCAG CTTCCAGGTGGTTCACTCATTTTTAACACtctgcagcagcagcaacagcagcttTCTCAGTTTACGCCACAGCAGCCTCAGCAGCCTCAGCAGCCCACCACTTCCAGTCCTCAGCAGCCAGGAGAGCAG GGTTCTGAACAAGGTTCTACCAGTCAAGAACAGGCCTTATCTGCTCAGCACGCTGCTGTTATTAACCTTGCTGGAGTAGGAAGTTTCATGCAGTCACAGGCAGCTG CAGTTGCGATTCTTGCAGCATCAAATGGCtatggcagcagcagcagcacaaaCAGCTCAGCTACATCGTCATCGGCATACAGGCAGCCAgtcaaaaagtaa